In the genome of Prosthecobacter algae, one region contains:
- the alr gene encoding alanine racemase, whose translation MSTVIEEQPVRPTHVEVDLSCLAENLAAIRQRVGDAKVMTILKANAYGHGLVPVARHMVRCGADCLGVAFLEEGISLRREGITAPVLVLGGIAGEQIPLFLQHDLTLTAPSVEKLHLIDETAASMGMRARVHLKVDTGMERIGIHYYSAAALLEASLACRHVIVEGIYSHFANADAEDLAHAKLQLERFMEVLSFYEKRSLPMPLRHIANSAGILQMPESHLDLVRPGILLYGVYPSHECQQTVAVRPALTWKSRVAYFKVVQPGHPVSYGSTWQSDKAVRVVTIPVGYGDGYFRALSNRSEVIIRGVRSPVVGRVCMDQMMVNLDQGTAYNGDEVILLGESGGHIISAAEVAEWAGTIPYEVLTNINNRVPRLYRGE comes from the coding sequence ATGAGCACAGTGATTGAGGAACAACCAGTTAGGCCAACTCATGTCGAGGTGGACCTCTCCTGTCTCGCAGAAAACTTGGCCGCCATTCGCCAACGGGTGGGAGATGCCAAGGTGATGACCATCCTGAAGGCCAACGCCTATGGTCATGGTCTGGTGCCTGTTGCCAGGCACATGGTGCGTTGCGGTGCGGACTGTCTCGGTGTGGCGTTTTTGGAGGAGGGGATTTCACTCCGGCGGGAGGGCATCACGGCCCCGGTGCTGGTTCTCGGCGGTATTGCGGGAGAGCAGATCCCGCTGTTTCTTCAGCATGATCTGACCCTCACCGCGCCATCCGTGGAAAAGCTGCACCTGATTGATGAAACTGCCGCCTCCATGGGAATGCGCGCCCGGGTACATCTGAAAGTGGACACCGGCATGGAGCGGATTGGCATTCATTACTACAGCGCAGCGGCTCTGCTGGAGGCCAGCCTGGCTTGCCGTCACGTCATCGTGGAGGGCATTTACTCCCACTTCGCGAATGCGGATGCGGAAGATCTGGCGCACGCGAAGCTGCAACTTGAGCGCTTCATGGAAGTGCTGTCCTTTTATGAAAAACGCAGCTTGCCGATGCCGCTGCGTCACATCGCGAACAGCGCCGGCATTCTTCAAATGCCCGAGAGCCATCTCGACCTCGTCCGGCCTGGCATTCTGCTCTATGGCGTTTATCCCAGCCATGAGTGCCAGCAAACGGTGGCGGTGCGCCCCGCGCTGACTTGGAAAAGCCGCGTGGCTTATTTCAAAGTGGTGCAGCCGGGCCATCCGGTGAGTTATGGCTCCACCTGGCAGAGTGACAAGGCGGTGCGAGTGGTCACAATTCCCGTGGGCTATGGCGATGGTTACTTTCGAGCACTGTCGAACCGCTCCGAAGTGATCATCCGAGGGGTCCGCAGTCCGGTCGTCGGCCGGGTCTGCATGGATCAAATGATGGTTAATCTGGATCAGGGCACCGCCTACAATGGCGATGAGGTGATCCTGCTGGGTGAATCCGGCGGGCACATTATTTCTGCGGCGGAGGTGGCGGAGTGGGCGGGAACGATTCCCTATGAGGTGCTCACCAACATCAACAATCGTGTGCCGCGCCTTTATCGCGGCGAGTGA
- a CDS encoding methyltransferase domain-containing protein: MTDWESCYIEENTPWDKGAPSPPLSAWVQKQSSQGRALVPGCGIGHDVVLLAEAGLDAVGVDLSATAVQRARARHPDHASRFVLGDLFALPAEWTGSFDYIFEHTCLCALPPELRAAYAETVGRLLKPGGKLVGVWFINPDMEPGESGPPFGLSPEELDALFPDGLWRIREDYIPGEAYEGREGRERLRVLEKRS, from the coding sequence ATGACTGACTGGGAAAGCTGCTACATCGAGGAAAACACACCTTGGGACAAGGGGGCTCCATCGCCGCCCTTGTCAGCCTGGGTTCAAAAGCAATCTTCGCAGGGCCGTGCCCTCGTGCCGGGCTGCGGCATCGGGCATGATGTGGTGCTGCTGGCGGAGGCTGGGCTGGATGCGGTGGGCGTGGACCTTTCTGCAACGGCCGTGCAGAGGGCACGTGCCCGGCACCCAGACCACGCCTCCCGTTTTGTGCTGGGTGATTTGTTTGCCCTGCCAGCAGAGTGGACGGGAAGCTTCGATTATATATTCGAGCACACCTGCCTTTGTGCGCTGCCACCGGAGCTGCGGGCTGCCTATGCGGAAACGGTGGGCCGACTTTTGAAACCCGGCGGGAAGTTGGTCGGCGTGTGGTTTATCAATCCGGACATGGAGCCCGGTGAGTCCGGGCCACCCTTTGGCCTGTCTCCTGAAGAGTTGGATGCCTTGTTCCCTGATGGCCTATGGAGGATCCGCGAAGACTACATTCCGGGAGAAGCCTATGAGGGCAGGGAAGGACGTGAGCGCCTGCGCGTGCTGGAAAAACGGTCATGA
- the leuB gene encoding 3-isopropylmalate dehydrogenase, with protein sequence MSRTYKLAVLPGDGIGPEVMAEAIQVLDTLAARSDFAFEYNHQLVGGAAIDAVGKALPAETVTACEASDAILFGSVGGPKWEKLPPNEQPERGALLPLRKHFGLFANLRPGLCYPALTASSPIRPDLVEGGFDVLCVRELTGGLYFGQPKSRTTLPDGDIEVIDTMVYKKSEIERIGHVAFKAAQLRRKHVTSVDKANVLTNSVLWRETMLEVAKQYPDVTLAHLYVDNAAMQLIKAPRSFDVMVTENLFGDILSDEMAMICGSLGMLASASLGKPKGDGLYFGLFEPSGGTAPDIAGMGIANPIAQILSAALLLRFSLGLEEQAVAIENAVRKVIEDGLRTGDIFTGVEGTRKVGTREMGNAIVAAL encoded by the coding sequence ATGAGTCGCACGTACAAACTCGCAGTCCTCCCCGGAGATGGCATCGGCCCTGAAGTCATGGCCGAGGCGATCCAAGTCCTCGACACCCTGGCCGCCCGGTCGGATTTCGCTTTCGAATACAATCACCAGCTCGTCGGGGGTGCCGCCATTGATGCTGTGGGGAAGGCCCTGCCTGCGGAAACCGTGACTGCCTGCGAGGCGAGCGACGCGATCCTTTTCGGCTCGGTCGGTGGCCCTAAGTGGGAAAAACTGCCTCCCAATGAGCAGCCAGAGCGCGGTGCCCTGCTGCCACTGCGCAAGCATTTCGGCCTTTTTGCCAACCTGCGTCCCGGCCTCTGCTACCCGGCTCTGACGGCTTCTTCCCCCATCCGCCCAGACCTGGTGGAAGGCGGATTTGACGTGCTTTGCGTTCGCGAACTCACGGGGGGGCTGTATTTCGGCCAGCCCAAAAGCCGCACCACCCTGCCCGATGGCGACATCGAAGTCATCGACACCATGGTGTATAAAAAGAGCGAGATCGAGCGCATCGGCCATGTGGCCTTCAAGGCCGCGCAACTTCGCCGCAAGCATGTGACCTCCGTGGACAAGGCCAACGTGCTGACCAACAGCGTGCTTTGGAGAGAAACGATGCTGGAAGTGGCGAAGCAGTACCCGGATGTCACCCTGGCGCACCTCTATGTGGACAATGCAGCCATGCAGCTCATCAAGGCTCCGCGCAGCTTTGACGTCATGGTCACAGAAAACCTTTTCGGCGACATCCTCAGTGATGAGATGGCGATGATCTGCGGCAGCCTGGGTATGCTGGCCAGTGCCAGTCTTGGCAAACCCAAGGGGGATGGCCTGTACTTCGGCCTCTTTGAACCAAGCGGCGGCACCGCCCCGGACATCGCTGGCATGGGTATCGCCAATCCGATTGCGCAGATCCTTTCGGCGGCACTGCTGCTGCGCTTCTCACTCGGTCTCGAAGAGCAGGCGGTCGCGATTGAAAACGCGGTACGTAAAGTCATCGAGGATGGACTGCGCACGGGTGACATCTTCACAGGCGTGGAAGGCACCCGGAAGGTGGGCACCCGCGAGATGGGCAATGCCATCGTCGCCGCTCTCTGA